TTAACTGCTCACGTAGTTCTTTATTTTCTTCATCCAATTTCTTAATTTTACGTTTTAAAGATACTATAATTGCATCTTTATTATTCTCATCCATCTCACGTTTTATCTGCTTTGGAGTTGAAACTTGGGCT
This genomic stretch from Brevibacillus sp. DP1.3A harbors:
- a CDS encoding transposase; the encoded protein is MREIALVPTRQQGGVPEIRERIESLREQQAQVSTPKQIKREMDENNKDAIIVSLKRKIKKLDEENKELREQLKFAYAEVYKKI